The Salmo salar chromosome ssa06, Ssal_v3.1, whole genome shotgun sequence sequence AAAACAATCTGGATGtttttacagtgttacagtgacttccctgtggctcagttggtagagcatggtgtttgcaacgccagcatggtgtgtgcaacgctagggttgtgggtttgattcccatgggggggccagtacaaaaaaaataaaaaatgcatgaaatgtatgcattcactactgtaagtcgctctggatgagagcgtctgctaaatgactcaaatgtaaatgttatacagTAAAACTAACAGTAAAGTACTGTTGTAAATAGCTATGCACTCTGGGTGATTTTAGGCGTGAACAGTAAATTATACTGTAAATTCTAAATAAACTTTGGTTTAAACATTACTTTATAGCATTGTAGGATTGCAACTGACAACTTTTAAAAAACATCTCTGAGTGATAGGATTGAGAGACATCAAATCAGatgaaattttatttgtcacatgcggcgaatatgcttacttacaagcccttaaccaacaatgaagttttaagaaaatagagttaagaaaatatttacaaaataaactaaaagtaacacaataaaataataataatgaggctatatacagggagtaccggtaccgagtcaatgtgcgggggtacaggttagtcgaggtaatttgtacatgtaggtaggggtaaagtgactatgcatagataataaacagcaagtagcagcagtgtaaaaacaaagaggggtgatgtcaatgcaaatagtccgggtagccatttgattaattgttcaacagtcttatggcttgggggtagaagctgctaaggagccttttggacctagacttggcgctccggtaccgcttgccgtgcggtagcagagaaaacagtctatgacttgggtgactgaagtctttgacaattttttgggccttcctatgacaccacctagtatataggtcatggatggcaggaagctagcccctgtgatgtactgggctgtatgcactactctctgtagtgccttacagtcGGATGCCGAACAGTTACCATAACATGCGGTGATGCaacaggtcaggatgctctcaatggtgcagctgtagaacattttgaggatctatctttccaaatattttcagtctcctgaagtgGAAAATACATTGTAGTGCTCGCTTCATGACTGCCTTGGTgtctttggaccatgatagtttgttggtgatgtggacaccaaggaactctcaacctgctacactacagccccgtcgatatgaatgggggcgtgttcggccctccttttcctgtagtccacgatcatctcctttgtcttgctcatgttgagggagaggttgttgtcctggcactgccaggtctctgacctcctcccataggctgtctcattgttgtcggtgatcaggcctaccaccgttgtgtcgtcagcaaacttaatgatggtgttggagtcgtgggtgaacaaggagtacaggagggaacaaAGTACGCATCCCTGAGGGAACCGGTGTTGagtatcagcgtggcagatgtgttgttgcctacccttaccatctgggggcggccatcaggaagtccaggatctagttgcagagggaggtgtttagtcccagggtccttagcttagggatgagctttgtgggcactatggtattgaacgttgagctgtagtcaatgagcagcattctcacataggtgttccttttgtccaggtgggaaagagcattGTGGAGTGCCATTGAGATTGCGTCTTCTGTggatctgggatgatggtgttgatgtgagccatgaccagcctttcaaagcacttcatggcaccAACgtcagtgctacggggcggtagtcatttaggcagattaccttagctttcttgggcacagggactatggtggtctgcttgaagcatgtaggTATTAgagactcagtcagggaggggttgaaaatgtcagtttagacacttgtcagttggtccacgcatgctctgagtacacgtcctggtaatccatctggcctcgCGGCCTTGTgattgttgacctgtttaaaggtcatgCTCACATTTGCCCAGGAGAGCCTGATCACACAGTCattcagaacagctggtgctctcatgcatgcttcagtgttgcttgcctcgacgcgagcataaaaggcatttagcctttaattgtttgcaagccctgccacatccaacgagcgtcagagtcggtgtagtaggattcaatcttagtcctgtgttgacgctttgcatgtttgatggttTATCTGAgggtatagcgggatttcttataagcgtccggattagtgtccctccTCCTTGAAAGTGGTAGCTCTAGCCTTCAGCTCGGTGCagatgttacctgtaatccatggcttctggttgggatatgtacgtacgttcACTGTGGAGACGTCGTCGTCGATGCATTCATTGATGACGGCCAGGGACTGAAGTGGTATTCTCCTCAAagtcattggatgaatcccggaacatattctagtctgtgctagcaaaacagtcctgtagcatagcatctgcatcatctgaccacttccgtattgagcgagtcactggtacttcctgctttagtttttgcttgtaagtaggaatcaggagaatagaattatggtcagattttccaaatggagggtgaggaacAGCTTTGTACGTAtctctgtatgtggagtaaatgtggtctagagtttttttccctctggttgcacttgtgacatgctggtagaaatgaggtaacggatttaaaaaatacattttaaaaagaaaTGAGGTAAACGGATTTAAGTTGGCTTGCATTaatgtccctggccactaggagcgccgcttctagatgagcattttcttgtttgcttatggccttatacagcttgttgagtgcgatCTTAATGCCAGCGTcattttgtggtggtaaatagacggctacaaaaaatatagatgaaaactctcttgtagatgatgtggtctacagcttatcatgaggtactctacctcaggcgagcaatacctcgagactaccttaatattagacatcacgcaccagctgttattgacaaataaatAAACTTTTTGTAGTGACTCAAGGAGTGACTAAAGGTCTAAAGTGAACCAACCAAACAAGGTGTGTACAACATTTATATGATTTACAAAATGTATTATACAGAATATTACACTGTAATGGAAAACGgtgatttacagtgcatttgaaaagtatcCAGACtgcttaactttttccacattttgttacgttatagccttattctaaaatgtgttatatttaaaacaaaaaaatcatcaatctacaaacaaaaccccataatgtcaaagggaaaacaggtttttagacatttttgcaaatgtataaaaaaaagaaaaaagaaacaccttatttacataagtattcatacctttTGCAATgagtctcgaaattgagctcacgtgcatccagtttccatttatcatccttgagatgtttctacaacttgattggagtccacctgtggtaaattcaattgattggacatgatttggaaagtcacacaactgtctatataaggtcctacagttgacagtgcatgtcagagcaaaaaccaagccatgagggcgaaggaattgtccgtagagttccgagacaggattgtgccgaggcacagatctggggaagggtaccaaaaaatgtctgcagcattgaaggtcccgaagaacacagtggcctccatcattcttaaatggaagaagtttggaaccgccaagactcttcctagagctgtccatccgtccaaactgagcaatcgggggagaagggccttggttagggaggtgaccaagaacctgatggtcgctctgacaaagctccagatttcctctgtggatatgggagaacattccagaaggacaaccatctctgcagcactccaccaatcaggcctttatggtagagtggccagatgaaagccactcctcagtaaaaggcacatgacagcccgcttggagtttgccaaaaggcacctaaagaactctcagaccaaaagaaacaagattctctggtctgatgaaaccaagattgaactctttggcctaaatgccaagtgtcatgtctggaggaaacctggcaacatccttacggtgaagcatggtgatggcagcatcatgctgttgggatgtttttcagcagcagggactgggagactagtcaggatcaagggaaagattaatggagcaaagtacagaaagatccttgatgaaaacctgctccagagcactcaggacctctgactgggccgaaggttcaccttccaacaggacaacgaccctaagcacacagccaagacaacgcaggagtggctttgggacaagtctctgaatgtccttgagtggcccagtcagagcccagacagaacatctctggagagacctgataatagctgtgcagcgacgctccccatccaacctgacagagcttgagaggatctgcagagaagaatttaaAAAACTTCCCCAACacaggtgtggcaagcttgtagtTTCATACCCAAAAAATATTTAAggctgtaatcgcagccaaaggtgcttcaacaaagtactgagtaaaaggtctgaaaacttaagtaaatgtgatatttattttctttttttatcaatgtagaaacatttctaaaaacgtgtttttgctttgtcattattgggtattgtgtgtagaacaatttaataaattttagaataaggctgtaacgtaacaaaacgtaacaaaatactttccgaatgcactgtatttggtacatttttacatttattaacagtaaaatactgtgaagCATTATCCTACAGCatactgtaaattatggtgcattgtgggaaaatgtgGTGGGCAGGGAAAGAATGGCTGTATTTCaaatggtactgtaattccaccccacagaatacatgtcacgttctgaccagtaaaggggttatttgttatagtagtttggtcaggacgtggcagggggtatttgtttagagtgtttcggggtgtgtgtttatgtagaggggtgtttgtttagagtattctggggtttttgggttatgttctatgtgttgtattctaggttctatctatgttgtgtatttctttgtgttggcctggtatggctctcaatcaggaacagctgtacatcgttgttgctgattgagagtcatacttaggtagcctgtttttcacctgtccctttgtgggaagttgtattcgtgcactgctatgtttagcctgcagaactgttagctgtcgttcgtggtttcgttttgttgtttttgtgtggagttcgtaataaaataaatatgagcattcacgtacccgctgcattttggtccacttcctacgacggccATTACAATACAGCACCATGACATAGTTTTGGAGCGACTAAAACACTTTGACCACTAGTGGttgcatggtattgttgtttctggctcattaacatGTTTTGAGAGTGAGAGTGCTGTCAGTATATATCAACCAATGGTGGGTGTAATGAAAACACCTCAGATTATGTAAAATAGGGGTCTAAGCTATATCAGaaaatgaaaatgtttttgggagttAACACGTTTTTAGATAATTAAtgataaaggttaaaaaaaagaacaaaaaataaatattcttgtatatttttttattaaactgTTTGAAAGCCGTATGTTTAAGCTGTTATATGATCTCAAACTCAACTGTTCATCTTTTCCAGCGataaagacatggatgtctcatggtatggtggggtatgcaaaactTGGAGCACCgctatctcctgaatgttttggcattcaggtccaaaaagtcactttctgaccagtTCTACCATGGGCAAGTATGTATGGAAAGTTTGGTTTAAAACAAAAGGGGTGCGGTTAAAAAGGGATTTTCAGTTACTTTTAgcaagctggacacagtcaagaaaTTGTATGAATGTAGTTTTTCGATTttgttttagtcattttaaagtatacAACTCtacaaatgtatatatttttttcagcaTATCAGAAtacttctgtctcctctcctttctctagaAAAGGAAGTGACTGGGTGACAGACTAAGCGGAGGATGGGAAGAGATGGTgggtggaagagagggaggtgagaaaaAAAGCATGCAGATGGAAAAAACATGATTGTATACACAGATGTTATAAATTGTCCATCCAATATTGAGTATCCCTTTGTTTCAAGTCATGTTATTGAGTGGCAGCACTTGCTTATGTTCATGCAAATAAGCTGAGATAAAATTGCACAGATCAAAAGGTCACCTACAGAAATCTGAAGATAGGAAATAAGCAGTACGAAGGTGAAAATACCACCACAGCTCTAAGCAACAACACAGCAAGTATAGTGTTTTTATCTATCGCATTTCCCATTCCTTTTGAGGTTCACAGAGACTCAGCAAGACAAAGTAAATGTGAAAGTACTGTAGGTTAAATCTGCCTTCCAGTGCTGGGCAAGGATCTCTCAATAGCCTAATAGCCTATTAAGGATAAGTATTACATTTCAAATGAAAGCTTGGCCTACCTCACATATACTGTATCACACATTTTAAACGTTGTCCATTTtaatgtagaatacagtatacggTATGTTTTCATTAAGCATATGGCTAGCTAActggttaacaagaaatgtgtaaaCATACAATACAAAACGAATAGGTAGTTagttaattacacacacacactccaaaagTATGATTCAGAAAACCTAACATGTATATTTAAACAGATATTTTTTGTTTGCTTCCGCCTCTTTTGTTGATTCTGCTGTTTTGATTGGTTGGCCACAACTGACATTGAAGAGCTGTCCTTTTGACAGACAACAATACCCTATGAAAGTGCCACCTACTTCCTGGTTCCAGTACCTCAGGTTTTTGAATGGGCTTCAAGCTTATATCATAAAATTCATGTAATATAAGATACTGTATATAAAATTATATTCCTATATGTGTATTGATTTGCTCATACCCGATGCCTTTTATCAAAATATTTGACGCTCAAGAAGTAAGACACATCAGCGAACGTCAGAAAAGTCTAATTTGAACTACAATTCCTGCAGCCTTGTTAGAATGCCTGGAAGAGTTGGGGAATCACAGGATGGTAAAAATCTGTTAGTTACAGTCTGTTTGATGGGTTTTATATTAGATTACACtggggatttaaaaaaatgtaaataaaaaatgtagaaCGGCAAGCTGTCGAAAGTAAGACATATGCAGCTGGTGAGAGTTGTAGTTCTAATGAAACGGTTGTAACTTTTTGGCTTCATACTTCTTTTTGGCTGTCAAATACGTTGAAATCCAGCATATGGTAAATAAATTCACTCAGAAACACATACATTTGATATATATCTTATATGACAACATTTTCATGAATTTGACGATGTATTTTAGAAGCCAATTCTTAGCCTACAAAACGAGGAACCAGGAAGAACCACTTTCATGACTTATAGGCACCAATAAGAACTGGAGACTACATCAAAGATGTCCCACCTCTGTTTTCAAGGTAATCTACTCACGCTTGCATACGCCGATTCATGGACAAACATCACATGCACACTACCACGCAGTGCCCACAGGGAGAAACGCGAGCAGTGACGATGTCATCACGTCATCCAAAAACATGGCAGACATTGGATGAATATAAAATGTTAATACACtattatacaaaagtatgtggacaccctttgaaattagtggattcggctatttcagccacacccgttgctgacaggtgtagtaaatcgagcatacagccatgcaatctccatagacaaacacagcttacagaacgggaccaccgagagCTGAAGcatgtagcgtgtaaaaatcgtctgtcctcgggtgcaacactcactaccgagtttcaaactgcctctggacgcaacgtcagcacaataactctttgtcgggagcttcatgaaatgggtttccatggccgagcagccacacacaagcctaagatcaccatgcgcaatgccaagcatcggctggagttgagtaaagctcgccaccattggaatctggagcagtggaaacgcttcaccacctggcagtccaacagacatatctgggtttggtggatgccaagagaacgctacctgccccaatgcatagtgccaactctaaagtttggtgaggaggattaatggtctggggctgtttttcatagttcgggctaggccccttagttctaatgaagggaaatcttaatgctacagcatacaatgacattctagaagattctgtgcttccaactttgtgggaacagtttggggaaggccctttcctgtttcagcatgacaattcctcctgcacaaagcgaggtccttgcagaaatggtttgtcgagaccggtgtggaagaacttgattggcctgcacagagccctgacctcaaccccattgaatacctttgggatgaattggaatgccaactgcgagccaggcctaatcgcccaacatcagtgccctacctcactaacgctcttgtggctgaatggaagtccctgcagcaatgttccaacatgtagtggaaaaccttcccagaagagtggcaaAGGCTTTATAGCAGAAAAGGGgtatcaactccatattaatgcccatgattttggaatgagatgttctacgagaaAGTGTCCAAATACTttaggtcatgtagtgtatcttcgGCTGAGAGTGCTGAAAACGAATTGGCCTCAGCGACAATTATTGGAACAATTCAACGGATGCTTTGTGCACTAAGGTGATGACTAAAGTGGCTTATTAAGATTTTTCTAATCTGACTTCTCTCTGTGGCCCTTGTATGGAAATTGTCTTTTTGGGCCGGGTGTCAGTTAAACTTCAGTACCGAAGCAAAAATGTAGGAGCAGTCAAAACCGTGCTTCTAGACTGGAACCCTGGCCCCTTGATAGGCAAAGATTATCCAGTATATTGACCACATACTCTAATGCCCGCCCTAACAATTAAaataaatgtcttcaaaaatggaagTCAGTTGGGAAGAGCCAAGGTGGGACTATTTTagcaggtgggaccattctagccaatgagagggatGATATGCGTTTCAACAACAGGCACAACGGTTTCCACTAgttagcacagccacaaagtcaaaattggctatatcgtgcttttggttttaatttaaggttagggttatgcataaggttagcagtgtggttcggGTTGGgattcaaatcacattttaagataTGTAGAAATAGGCGAGGTTTATAACTTTGTGGCTGCTGTAActaaagtgttttttctcaaagttgccggtatgtcacgtgtcctacttatatcagtacacaaCCTAATCATTACGAAACTTATATTTGATCAAATACGCCACATGTTGAAAATAAGCCATTAAATTCTTTGTTAACCAAATTTGGCACTCGTTCATTGACCTCTATACAAAAAAAAACAGGGGAAACcgccacctgctggagaagacagattttgggccCAGTTATCGCTCTTGCTTCacctcttcttctctggtataggcctacatttgtgcCCACCATTTTTAATTACTTTGATTTCCACATGCTGGTCTCTTGAACTAGAGGCTTAGATTACATTTTACATCctttaaaatgttttgttttttatttcagCAAATCCTTGCACCAACGGTTACATTTAATATATTATCAATTTGAAATGTTTCTTTAAAATACAATTATGTTCAATATTGTCTGCAAAACAGATAACCAAGAACATTACAACAGAATGTTTCTCATGCTGAGATACTGTTGTAAAGCTATATTTTCCTACATAGGTATATTTATTGCCATACTTTTCATTTTCAAGTGTAATAGTAATTAACAACAGATTCCAATTCATGCTATAGACAACAAAACCAGTAAGGAATCATAGTGACTTTGCCATGATAAGCAGCAAAGCAAACATCGGGTCACACTATATTGTTTACCACAATTTATAACGTCTATTTATCACGTCTTTATATTACAAGCTGCCTTTGTGTTAATCACTCAAATCAACTCAATTAAaatcaaacacacaaacaatagCTTGGTTTATCATACTATCATACAACATGTGATATCTATGCCTTAGCTGTAGGCAACTTACAGGTTCCAGAACATTGATATAGGGAAATTAAATAGGGGACCATCACTAAGTCTTGAAGTCTTCATGCAGAGTTTGAGCTTATCAACGCCCAAAAGCCTGAATCATTCCCTTGATGGAGCAAACCAACCCTGATAAACTACACATAGATCCCAGAGTTAAGATTAGAAGGTCCAGGGCCTTGAGCCTGCTGCTCATGGTGGTCCACTTGAGCTGCAGGTGGAAGAGGGAGGGCAGGATGAAAGTCATGGCCGCCCCCGTCACGCTGCCCGTCAGCCCCATGAGCAGGGAGAAGTGGGGCATGCAGAGTGCCATGAGGAAGGTCATCAACAGGAGACAGCCCCGCAGAACCAGAGTCCCCATGTCCACACCCACCTGCGCCGCCTCCAGCCTTAGAACACTGCTCTGGAGGACCTCAGCCACAGCGTAGAAGGGCAGGGGGTAGGAGAGGAGGGCCTTAGCCAGGAGGCACAGGTTGACCACCATGCGTAGGCCAATGGGAAGGTTATCAGTGATCACCTCTTTAGTATCCTCGCCCCAGGTGAGGAAGGCCAGCACAGAGAAGGTGGTTTTCAACACACAAGCCAGGGAGTGTGTCCAGCTCATCATGTCGGAGAAGTCCCCCCTGTCCTCCATACTTCCCTCAAGGGTGGGCAGGAAGATCTGGGAGGTGTAGCTGAAGATGATGACCCCCACAGACACCAGGAACCTCTCAAAGTCCACcaagaggaccatcctcctccagGACCAGCGGTGGGCTTGGTGCAGGCAGTAGGCCACCACGATGAAGGTGATGAGGAACTGGGCCAGGGAGCAGAGCAGGCTGAGTCTGGAGACCACCCTCAGGTCCCGGATCAGCATGCAGGGCACTAGGGTCAGGAAGGTCATCACGGACCAGGCGGCGGGGGGGAGCGGGAGGAAGGAGAAGCTGTGACACATTAGGTTGGTGCTGACCACCAGGTAGAGGATACAGGTCATCATCAGCTCTACCACCTGTGCTGCGTTCACCACCCGGCCGCCCAGGAGGGGGCACAGGCGCTTACAGCAGGCATTGGCGATGTCCTCGTAGGTGTCCCGCACTCGTATGGGCTGGCCCTCCTCGTTGTCCTCGTACAGGCAGGATACAAGAATCTTACCTGTGTAGTTGCAAATGACCGCAGCCAGAATGAGCAGTAGCAATCCTAAGTAGCCACTCTGAAGGAGAGCGTAAGGCAGCCCCAGAACAAAGATACCCTAGGAGAAAGAAGAAAACAAGTGAACGACACGTAGAGTGTGAACACAGTGTTTCCTCCAATGAAGTAAAAGTCATCACCAAGGAGAGTGTAAATTACTGCTCTTTGCCTGAGACTTGATTGTTTGAAAACTGCCACACATTAGAGGATGTTAAACTTAATCATTAAAGATAACATTCTGCTTCAATCTTAACAAATGTGCAACTGGATTTCTTCACGTGCTGTAGACTATTCAGTAGACTACACAACATTAATACAACAATCATATCTTGCAACAAATTCCTAAATGGATAGTCTGAGCAACGTCGGGCTTTAAGTCAAATTGCAATGCAGAACAAGGTAAGTAAACAAACTCTGTTTATAATGTGATTCTGCGTTAATATGTAGATGCTCTACATAGATAGAGTCAGTCCAGACAATAGGACACTGGGTATTTAGTGTTGCTGGAAAAGTACATGGTGTTGAGGATTATGATGATGCAATGACAAGGTAATAACTGAACAGATGTAGTTGTTTACAATTAATCCTACTCTGGCGTAGAAAACACAAATGAAAGTTAGTAGCCTGATTATCTGATTAAAAAAAGGCTGGGACACTGTTGATTTGAATATGAATGGGGGGGGAACAACTGCTGAAAAGTATATTTACTTACATACTAATAATATGCTGTAGTTATTGAAATGGCCTTGTTTACAAAGGATTACTCTCAGTTTTTCCATTCCTTCCATTAAATATACTGTAGTTCCAATGCATCCTCtaagcacaacaacaacaacgcaaTATCGATAATGCTCACCCAGTGCACTATCTAACATTCATTAACCTCCATAACCATAATCATTTCTTGAGAATGGAAAAAGCACATAAAAGCTAAACATAGAGAAGCATCTTTCCTAAGgtctgaagtaaaaaaaaaaaatctaggtTACCTGAATAGCATTGGTCACGTTCCATCCTGCCTCCCAGGTGGTGATTTTAAGACAGgtgctgctggagggactggtagGTGTCTCATTTCCCCCCTCTgggctggaggtggtgggtgactcCCTGGTCTCCTCTTGGTCCTCTCCATAGGTCCTGCTCAACTCATCCCTCTGGGCGAACCCCAGGCTCTCCTCATCCCCATGGAGGAACCTGGAGGTCCACAGCAGCTCTGCCTGCGTCCCCAACCAGTCTAGTCTCAGAAAGGACATTTTAGTGTGGGTTTAGAGGGCTCTGTCTTCAGCAAATGATACTGTAAACAGACACTCAGTTCAGACGAGAGAGGCTACCTCCCCATCACAAACTCTAACCGCCAGCAGACAGCGGTGTCAATCTCAGGGGGGCTCAACCCCATACACAGTTAATGACCACTACACACAACATGAACCTGAGAGGCTAAATTGGCTCTCCCTGACATTTAAATGGTCTAACAGGTGAGACACTATGAGGGCGATTGACAGGCTGTTGAACTGTGACAAAGGGTAATAGCTTCCGGCTTTTAAGATGAAGAATGAGTCCATCATGCTAGAATAATCAGATATAATTGAATGTCTTGCCTCTGCAAAGGACCTGAGAAGGGCCCATTTGAATTTGAAAGTTGTAATTTCTATTTTGAAACAACAAGATATGATAATAGCTGAGGGCTTTCGTGCAGATAACTTATATTTAAATAGTTGCCCTTAGTTCAACTATGGCAGTTAGATTTAACACCAGAGGGAGCAATAGAGGACCAAAAGCATGGGTGCCTAAATGTTTGCACTGGTCTCAGCATCAATGACAAACCTACATTGTAACACTTGGAAAGTTCCATTTTGTTTTCAGCACATAGGTTAGTTTGTCTCTTACTATTATAAGACCACCATTATCACCGTAAAGTTTAGTAAAAGTATAATTCTTCCCTTAATCCCATTCCATATGATCCCTTCACTTCTGTTCTGTGACGCCCCCTCCCATTGCGCGCGGGGGGAGCGGGAGAGTTTCTTGAACTTGCAAAAGTCACTCTTTGACATTCCCCTCAATTTCAGGCGCCGAGTCCGTCGCACATAAAGCGCCTCCGCCAGACTGCACGCTGATGAAGAGATTTGAAAATGAAAGGTCTATCGTTTTTTACACTCAT is a genomic window containing:
- the si:dkey-126h10.1 gene encoding vesicular inhibitory amino acid transporter encodes the protein MSFLRLDWLGTQAELLWTSRFLHGDEESLGFAQRDELSRTYGEDQEETRESPTTSSPEGGNETPTSPSSSTCLKITTWEAGWNVTNAIQGIFVLGLPYALLQSGYLGLLLLILAAVICNYTGKILVSCLYEDNEEGQPIRVRDTYEDIANACCKRLCPLLGGRVVNAAQVVELMMTCILYLVVSTNLMCHSFSFLPLPPAAWSVMTFLTLVPCMLIRDLRVVSRLSLLCSLAQFLITFIVVAYCLHQAHRWSWRRMVLLVDFERFLVSVGVIIFSYTSQIFLPTLEGSMEDRGDFSDMMSWTHSLACVLKTTFSVLAFLTWGEDTKEVITDNLPIGLRMVVNLCLLAKALLSYPLPFYAVAEVLQSSVLRLEAAQVGVDMGTLVLRGCLLLMTFLMALCMPHFSLLMGLTGSVTGAAMTFILPSLFHLQLKWTTMSSRLKALDLLILTLGSMCSLSGLVCSIKGMIQAFGR